A genomic region of Tamandua tetradactyla isolate mTamTet1 chromosome 2, mTamTet1.pri, whole genome shotgun sequence contains the following coding sequences:
- the LOC143657506 gene encoding LOW QUALITY PROTEIN: putative solute carrier family 22 member 31 (The sequence of the model RefSeq protein was modified relative to this genomic sequence to represent the inferred CDS: deleted 1 base in 1 codon; substituted 1 base at 1 genomic stop codon) has translation MLWSDLELTSRFPGNQVTGSLLQWDLVCEDAWRGPLEQMSHLLGXLLGCVLLGAICDRFGHRPVFVGSLVLAMVLGTSAALAASFPTLLALWLLLGSALAGTFLALYVARLELCDPLHHLAFSMGMGLFSLAGMLLLPGLEVLAQDWCILQGLSAQGTGLLLLFWGLPALFPEFPCWLLAAAMGQLARAGKILWHFAEASGVDPEASASPEGSSLTAGGPRHLAEQVYPGILFIRRGKGAAVELGAKVWSLSSGVCRAPSTALPLRLIGQGIMPCFLGALAPREPSIYLPYFLDAGLEAVTTVILLLTADPWGRQPVLLLTTMATGLASLLLLAGTQYLPGWALLPPAALGLVASPALSELSCLYAAELLPTVTWGMGLGLVLAAGFLGQVAAPLSTVHGCRGFFLRHVLFATSAPHALVCVPLLPESRGHPLPPRLPDAERLQRGPLFPGRPRPQDHQPLLPPPSPRAAACDPRQHYSGLAEPPHQEGAHDLTLALIPELGHLGMV, from the exons ATGCTCTGGTCAGACTTGGAGCTGACATCCAGGTTTCCTGGGAACCAG GTGACAGGCAGCCTCCTGCAGTGGGACCTTGTGTGTGAGGATGCCTGGAGGGGGCCGCTGGAGCAGATGAGCCACCTCCTGGGCTAGCTGCTGGGCTGTGTCCTCCTGGGGGCCATCTGTGACCG GTTTGGCCACCGGCCTGTGTTTGTGGGGTCCCTGGTGCTGGCCATGGTCCTGGGCACCAGCGCAGCACTGGCTGCCAGCTTCCCTACGCTGCTAGCCCTGTGGCTGCTGCTGGGGTCTGCCCTGGCAGGCACCTTCCTCGCGCTCTACGTGGCTC GCCTGGAGCTCTGTGACCCCCTACATCACTTGGCCTTCTCCATGGGCATGGGCCTCTTCTCTCTGGCAGGCATGCTACTGCTGCCCGGGCTGGAGGTGCTTGCCCAGGACTGGTGCATCCTGCAGGGGCTGAGTGCCCAGGGGACTGGGCTCCTGCTGCTCTTTTGGGG TCTCCCAGCCCTGTTCCCTGAGTTCCCctgctggctgctggctgct gCCATGGGGCAGCTGGCCAGAGCCGGGAAGATCCTGTGGCACTTTGCAGAGGCCAGCGGTGTGGACCCGGAGGCCAGTGCCTCGCCGGAAGGGAGCTCCCTGACAGCAGGTGGA CCACGTCACCTGGCGGAACAGGTTTATCCTGGGATTCTGTTCATAAGGAGGGGAAAGGGGGCAGCGGTGGAGTTGGGGGCGAAGGTTTGGTCCCTGAGCTCTGGGGTCTGCCGGGCCCCCAGCACAGCCCTCCCTCTCAGGTTGATTGGCCAGGGTATCATGCCCTGCTTCCTGGGCGCTCTGGCCCCACGAGAGCCATCCATCTACCTGCCCTACTTCCTGGATGCTGGCCTGGAGGCGGTGACCACAGTGATCCTGCTCCTGACAGCAGATCCCTGGGGACGCCAGCCGGTCCTGCTGCTGACCACCATGGCCACTGGCCTAGCATCCCTGCTGCTGCTCGCAGGGACCCAGT ACCTGCCCGGCTGGGCCCTGCTGCCGCCCGCTGCGCTGGGTCTCGTGGCCTCCCCGGCCCTGTCCGAGCTCAGCTGCCTCTACGCGGCGGAGCTCCTGCCCACGGTGACCTG GGGCATGGGCCTGGGCCTGGTGTTGGCCGCGGGCTTCCTGGGCCAGGTGGCCGCGCCCCTCTCCACCGTCCACGGCTGCCGTGGCTTCTTCCTGCGCCACGTGCTGTTCGCCACCTCCGCACCGCACGCGCTCGTCTGTGTCCCGCTGCTGCCTGAGAGCCGCGGGCACCCGCTGCCCCCGCGCCTGCCCGACGCCGAGCGCCTCCAACGCGGTCCGCTCTTCCCCGGCCGCCCGCGCCCCCAGGACCACCAGCCCCTGCTGCCGCCCCCCAGCCCCCGCGCGGCCGCCTGCGACCCTCGGCAGCACTACTCCGGCCTGGCGGAGCCCCCGCACCAGGAAGGG GCTCACGACCTGACTTTGGCGCTGATCCCCGAGTTGGGGCACCTTGGGATGGTGTGA
- the LOC143657509 gene encoding LOW QUALITY PROTEIN: cadherin-15-like (The sequence of the model RefSeq protein was modified relative to this genomic sequence to represent the inferred CDS: inserted 1 base in 1 codon), producing the protein MDAALLLALGLLVQGLGLSRGVPGGPSTLYPWHQVPRRVRRAWVIPSISVSENYKRIPYTLVQIKSDKQQLGSIIYSIQGPGVDEELRGIFSMDKFSGKVFLNTMLDCQKRTASSGMAAGNRVCPTGVGCQPRWERLAQGPWLGAAWLRGPHPMLQLGLHPSGPYPWTLPAAPVCTGSVQLALVGLLLSRVIGPPPPCPQHPHPRIPGKEAAVREEHPVPPAVCFLPPCWFSVSHLRQAAHAMQLGWELGACGLLFSAPRPSPRGPLCEGLGATQVEGDTSLTHVAQARPRPAQLGERCPEARAAPGTQSRPLPAVWAPRPHDPLSLAPAPPAPTHPLLFSGTFVTRAEAMDADDPEMDNAALRYSIMAQGGPKLFSIDELTGEICTVQVELDREVVTVDNLTLQVADMFGYSLTAMACALITFDDINDHVPEFTRDEFFLEAVEAVSGMDVGXEVQRVDLPGSPNCVASFSILEGDPDGRFTIHTDPGTNTGILSVAKPLDHESCALHQLCVAVQNEAPLHVATLKVRWGQAVISVQVQDANEAPQFLENALRTSLAEGAALGTHVAIFSARDSDTQHLQRLSYPKDYDPEDWLQVDGATGRIQTRRVLSPASPFLKSGWYRAIILASDDDPGGERPRARAEPAGRQPVRRPQPGPRLPARGHGRGPTPHVALFHFQLSPGVPELARNWSVTQVNGHWTTTHGTTSWTITTWGT; encoded by the exons ATGGACGCCGCGCTCCTCCTCGCTCTCGGGCTGCTGGTCCAG GGCCTGGGCCTGTCTCGAGGAGTCCCCGGGGGTCCCAGCACCCTGTACCCCTGGCACCAGGTGCCCAGGCGTGTGCGGAGAGCCTGGGTCATCCCCTCCATCAGCGTGTCTGAAAACTACAAGCGCATCCCTTACACCCTGGTgcag ATCAAGTCTGACAAGCAGCAGCTGGGCAGCATCATCTACAGCATCCAGGGCCCCGGTGTGGATGAGGAGCTCCGGGGCATCTTCTCCATGGACAAGTTCTCCGGGAAGGTCTTCCTCAACACCATGCTGGACTGCCAGAAGAGAACTGCTTCAAG CGGCATGGCCGCGGGGAACCGTGTCTGCCCGACTGGCGTGGGCTGCCAGCCCAGGTGGGAGCGCCTGGCCCAGGGCCCCTGGCTGGGGGCTGCGTGGCTCAGGGGTCCCCACCCCATGCTCCAGCTCGGCCTTCACCCCAGCGGCCCCTACCCCTGGACCCTGCCGGCAGCACCTGTGTGCACGGGGTCCGTCCAGCTGGCGCTGGTGGGGCTGCTTCTCTCGCGCGTGATTGGGCCCCCCCCCCCGtgcccccagcacccccacccccgcatccCGGGCAAAGAGGCTGCTGTGCGGGAGGAGCACCCTGTGCCCCCAGCTGTGTGCTTCCTGCCCCCTTGCTGGTTTAGTGTCTCACATCTCAGGCAG GCAGCACATGCCATGCAGctggggtgggagctgggggcCTGCGGCCTGCTCTTCTCAGCCCCTCGGCCATCTCCCAGGGGACCCCTTTGTGAAGGGCTTGGGGCCACGCAGGTAGAAGGAGACACCAGCCTCACCCACGTGGCCCAAGCCAGGCCAAGGCCCGCACAGCTTGGGGAGAGGTGCCCGGAGGCCAGGGCTGCACCCGGCACCCAGAGCCGACCACTGCCAGCAGTATGGGCCCCCAGGCCCCACGACCCCCTGAGCTTGGCCCCGGCACCTCCTGCCCCCACGCACCCCCTGCTCTTCTCAGGCACCTTCGTGACCCGGGCCGAGGCCATGGACGCCGACGACCCCGAAATGGACAACGCGGCACTGCGGTACTCCATCATGGCACAGGGGGGCCCCAAGCTCTTCAGCATCGACGAGCTCACAGGCGAGATCTGCACCGTGCAAGTGGAGCTGGACCGCGAG GTGGTCACCGTGGACAACCTGACCCTGCAGGTGGCCGACATGTTTGGGTACAGCCTCACTGCCATGGCCTGTGCCCTCATCACCTTCGACGACATCAATGACCACGTTCCTGAGTTCACCAGGGACGAG TTTTTCTTGGAGGCAGTGGAGGCTGTGAGTGGCATGGACGTTG TCGAGGTGCAGCGTGTGGACCTGCCAGGCTCCCCCAACTGCGTGGCCAGCTTCTCCATCCTGGAGGGTGACCCCGACGGCCGCTTCACCATCCACACAGACCCCGGGACCAACACGGGCATCCTGTCTGTGGCAAAG CCCCTGGACCATGAGAGCTGCGCGCTCCACCAGCTCTGCGTGGCAGTGCAGAACGAGGCCCCGCTGCATGTGGCCACCCTGAAAGTCAGGTGGGGCCAGGCCGTTATCAGCGTGCAGGTGCAGGATGCCAACGAGGCCCCCCAGTTCCTGGAGAACGCACTTCGGACCAGCCTGGCTGAGGGGGCGGCCCTGGGGACCCACGTGGCCATCTTCTCTGCCCGAGACTCTGATACCCAACACCTACAGAGGCTCAG CTACCCCAAGGACTATGACCCTGAGGACTGGCTGCAGGTGGATGGAGCCACGGGCCGGATCCAGACCCGGCGGGTGCTCAGCCCTGCCTCGCCCTTCCTCAAGAGCGGCTGGTACCGGGCCATCATCCTGGCCAGCGACGACG ATCCAGGAGGTGAACGACCACGCGCCCGTGCTGAGCCCGCTGGCCGGCAGCCTGTGCGGCGACCCCAGCCGGGGCCCCGGCTTCCTGCTCGGGGCCACGGACGAGGACCTACCCCGCACGTGGCCCTCTTCCACTTCCAGCTGAGCCCCGGGGTCCCCGAGCTCGCCCGCAACTGGAGCGTCACTCAGGTTAACG GCCACTGGACGACGACCCACGGGACAACGTCCTGGACTATCACGACCTGGGGGACGTGA